The stretch of DNA tttattttatttttcagagaggtCAGATCTCTAAACCTCAACATCAAAGATTCTGATTCACTAAATCTGGTAGAGTGGTAGCAAATCTATATTAAACAACACAAACAGGATATTTACACATGagttgaaaaaaatttgaaatttgacaaagatttgaaaatattttcaaagtttcaGAAGCTACTAAAAGATATCTGAACTAGAATACAACTATCAATTATCAGAATTAGAGAGGGGGTAGCAATACTAGTTTAACTAAAATAAAACCACATGCAGTTTGGAAGTTTTTAATGCTCAAAGTTATTAATTCTACAAATAGCAATATGAACAAATTAGAACTATAGCAGTAAACTTCAGAAGAACTAGAAGCAGACACTGTTGGAACTATTCTACAGAGATTAGTGTCTGGGGAACAGGATAGAGTATATAGGGAGGTGATTCTGGAACgtttgtttttcattataatcatgtttacatttttacattaatcCTTTTTTGTAAACACTTCAATCTCCCTAGATGACTGTGATGATCAATCATATTGGGAAATACCTGAATCAACAAACACTCTTtgtgttcaaatattttcttctacatcTGACTGTAAAGCAACAAGCCTCCCATAACTCTATCTTATCCAGCATATATTCTGAAAGCCTGTGCCACCTGCCTGTATAAATTGAAGATGAACTGTGTCTATAGCACATTCACACCAAGCAATTGAAATATTAGtgttaatataaaattatctgaTTGAGACGAGCTGTATTCTAGAAAGCAAGGCATTTACTGATCTTATATACAGATGTTGAGAAAGGGATATAGAGAATAATGGCTATAATATCCATCTTGAGTTTTTAGAGTACAATAATTGTTAACTTTTGAGAATCAATATCTTGACTCCCCTTTGATATTGCACTGAGATGATATTTTCCATAAATCCTCAGACATAAACAGCAGTATCTAAATATTCTCTTCAGGAATTTGTTGATATATTTTTCATAGTCatgcattttttttgtctttaaataattttttaaaatttcagtatacaccatagaataccactgagccataaaaaggaacaaaataatgactTTTGCAGCcgcttggatgaagctggaggtcattattctaagtgaagtagtTCATGAATGGAAACCCAAATGTaatgtgttctcatttataagtggcaGCTAAGCTATGTgtggaggaagaggatcagaaaaaaataactaataggtacaatgcttaatacctgggtgagtaaataatttgtacaacaaacccccatgacacaagtttacctatatgacaaacctaaacatgtaccctgaacttaaaagttaaaaaaagaattacatattgatatattttttaaacatatcgATCATCTGTTTAGATGTTATATCCAGCAATtgaattatgttaaatctataCATAAGTTTGAGAGACTTAATATCTTTATAATAGTGAGTCTTATTATCCACAGATATGGTAAATCTCTTCTCTtattagggtttttaaaaaattagttgatacataattgtacatatttgtgagGTAcctgtggtattttgatagatgcatacaatgtgtaatgatcaaatcagggtatttaggatactcatcacctcaaacatttatcatttgtttgtgttggaaacattttaaaccttctacctatttaaaaatacactacatgttgttgttaactataatcaccctacTGTGTTACTGAACATTAGGAactattccttctatctaactgtatgtcaCGTACCCATTAATCCATATCTCTTCATACTTCCACACCCAGTCAGTCTTTCCAGCCACCAGTGACTGTCATtctactctatctccatgagatcagcttttttagcttccacgtatgagtaagaatataaaatatttgtctttctgtgcctggcttatttcacttaaccatCAAATTACAGGATTTCGTTCGTTTTTTGgcttaatagtattccattgtgtatgtgtaccacatttcctttatccatccatccatccactgatGGAGACTTAAGTTTGTCTAATTTAAGATTACTTAAAAGTTTTAACCTATAGTCATTGTATatgttttgctttatattttgagGTATTTGGTGCTAATTTGTTGCTATTTCACATGATATTCTTTTTGTgcttctttcaaaaataaattttaatataaggaaacagaaaatctaaTGAAAGGGAGTGAAAAATAGTATGCTGTGCAAACATTAACCAAAAAAATATTGTGATAGCCTAACAatgctaaaaatgctaacaagAGACGAAGGAAGATTTAAGCAAGACACATTACTAAATATAAAGTTCTGCATTCCATAGCAATAAAGATTTTGGTAAAGATTCAACTActaaaggaagaaatttaaaaatcagaaattttagTGAGAGACATGGACATACTTAGCTACTAACCGTTAGAACATCAGACAAAAATATCACTGTGCATATTAAATGCCTCAACAACATAATTAGTGAAGTGAACATCATTGAAATGTGTGTATTAAGGGACCTCAATATCAGGCAATGTATCCTTTTAAGATGCATTTggaatatttatgaaaactgatGATATGTTGTATTATAAAGAAAATCTCAGCAATTTGAAATAACTTCAATGATTCAGAGTATGTTTGTTAGCtacaatgaaattaagacagacattttaaaaagcctgACTTCTGTAAAGTTAACAGTTTACTTTCTATAATCCACGGAAcaacacaaatataaaaaagaaattataaagtgTCTTAAACTGTATAATATCATAACTTTGATATATCAAAACTTGTGACAAGTAGCTAAAGTAGggctgagagggaaatttataccttATATGCACATATTACAAAAGACTATAAATGGAAGATGTTGATTAAGGTTCAGTTCAAAAATCTAGGAAAAGGACAGGAAATCATgctaaagaaatgaataaaaataaaataaattattagaaataatttaaataaaaataaatgttaaaatcaacagagtaaaaagttAGCTTATTTAAATTgattaataaaattgacagaCTTCTAGCATGAATGATCAAGACAAAAAGACAACCTTAATTTATTGGATTCAGGAATGAAGAAGCAAAAAATTTTGCATAgcctacaaatattttttaaatgttaattattatgaaaaacataatgtaaaatgtttcataatttgtAAAGTAAGCAACTGAATTGAAAATTCaatttaagaaaactaaaaagaaagataaaatctgaatatatgatatctattaaataaattcattccATTACTGAAATTTCTTACACACAAAATCCTGTAGGTCTAGAGAGCTACACTGGTGAATACTTCTATACATTTGGGGTTTCTGGTGGAAAATCTATTGCAAAgaaacataatgtttttgagatccaTGTTAAACGTATTTGtgatttatatttactttttaaattctcaatagtattcagttttatatatatgtacatatacacacacacacacatacacacacaccacaactCATGCATCtactcatctgttgatgaacatttgaggtTGTTTCTAACTTATGGTTGTTTTGAATAAGGCTGCCATGTACATTTTTGTACATATCTTTATGTAgacaaatgtttacatttttcttgggtaaatactaaGAGGCAGAATTCTGGATTTATTTAATGTCTGTTTAAGTTTATAAGAAATTGGCAAACTCTTTTCCAAAACAGTTGAACAATTTCACACTCCCTGCCAGCTTTGTATGACAAGTAGAGATGCTCCTGACACTTGATATAttcaggtgtttttgttttgttttgttttttctattctatCATGGTTTGTAGTGTCTCATTATGgtgttaattttcatttccttgattacTAAAAACATTGGatatattttcataaacttaCTGACCAGTCATATATCTTTTCTGTGAGATAGCTCTTCTGATATTTCACTAGTAGTTAATATTTGGTTGTCTGTGTACTATTATTTGCATATGTTATTTACGTATTTTAGATAAAAGTCCTCTGTCAGGCATATGTGTTACCTTGAGCttgccatttcattttcttaatgtcattaattttgttttcattttgatgaaatatAATCGAAACATTGTTAGTTTTtggttcttttgctttttaaaaaatattttattttttattatactttaagctttagggtacgtgtgcacaatgtgcaggtttgttacatatgtgtacatgtgccatgttggtgtgctgcacccattaacttgtcatttaacattaggtatatctcctaatgctatccctcccccctccccccaccccacaacaggccctggtgtgtgatgttccccttcctgtgtccatgtgttctcattgttcagttcccacctatgagtgagaacatgcagtgtttggttttttgtccttgcgatagtttgctgagaatgatggtttccagcttaatccatgtTCTTTCTAAGAAATCATAAACTTTTCCAAGATATCAAGGATTTTATCAGTTGTTTttccagaagttttatagttAGTTTTATGCTCAGGTCTGAtttatttcagatttattttggTGTAGAAATGTGTTAAGAAATGTAtagattttctaaattttgtatttttttaaataatttgactcATTCATTTGAAATGTAACTTTAGTGAATGGAATAGCTACATCATCTATTCACTGTTTAACAGAAAGGGGATCACACttgtaattctgttttttaattgtgtGTCTCTACTTTTTACTCCCTTCTAATTCACAAAAGTTGAAGAAAATCAAAGGAAATACTGAGGTAGTAAGATTGCTGTTTCTGTACATTGAAATCAGTAATTTCTTACTATCTTCCCATTTTTACACGCTTAATAGACATTAACAACATAAGATTGACCTTCTTCACTTACTGATTTATGAGTCtgaaaatgttattattaataggtTAATAATGTTCTCTTTTACAGATTTGAAAGTCATGACACAAAGAGGCTATTTTACATGCTCAAGGGTATTGGCTAGTAAATGACGGGGTCAGAATTTGAATACAAGCACTTTGACTTTAGAGCCTGTCCATTCAACAACTACTCATTCTGTTTCCCTCAAGGGATGTCAGAGATACTTCCCTGTAGCTCAGAGATGACAAACTGTATAATTATGGCCACTGCAGCAGATAGATATTCACAATGATCATTGTAaatgttgtttcattttaataatgtCTGAAAATATGAATGTTTGATGTACAAATCTGGATTTCTTGATAATTACATAAAACATTGAAGTCTGACAATAATAAGATTTCTGTTCATCCCTGACAGAAATTAGTTTCAGGTTATTAGAGGTTACTGTCTGTAGACAGGGATTGTTCTCCCCAAGTTGTCACTCAgccatttttacttatttacacTGGCTTCTCTAAGAATTTAAGTTTGCAAGTATTAGCTTAAAAATACTGACTTGAAGATCattgaaatattcaaaatacaaaatagacactcaaagtttttaattattataaacatAGGTAAAATATTATCATATAGAATACCAGTTACTAGAAAATAAAGATTACTACATGCTAAATTGGGATAAATTATGATTCAGTTAATTGAACCGGAGTTAAATGATCATATATAAACAAGGGATCACTTTCCTACAAAAGGAGAATAACAATACAATTCACCTAAATACCATGTTTTTTCTCTCCCCTGCAGAAACTCATCAAAGAATGGCAGCAGAAAACCATTCTTTTGTGACTAAGTTTATTCTGGTTGGGCTAACAGAGAAGTCAGAGCTACAGCTGCCCCTCTTCCTCGTCTTCCTGGGAATCTATGTAGTCACAGTGCTGGGGAACCTGGGCATGATCACACTGATTGGGCTCAGTTCTCACCTGCACACACCTATGTACTGTTTCCTCAGCAGTCTGTCCTTCATTGACTTCTGCCATTCCACTGTCATTACCCCTAAGATGCTGGTGAACTTTGTGACAGAGAAGAACATCATCTCCTACCCTGAATGCATGACTCAGCTCTACTTCTTCCTCGTTTTTGCTATTGCAGAGTGTCACATGTTGGCTGCAATGGCATATGACGGCTACGTGGCCATCTGTAGCCCCTTGCTGTACAGCATCATCATATCCAATAAGGCttgcttttctctgattttaGTGGTGTATGTAATAGGCCTGATTTGTGCGTCAGCTCATATAGGCTGTATGTTTAGGGTTCAATTCTGCAAATTTGATGTGATCAACCATTATTTCTGTGATCTTATTTCTATCTTGAAGCTCTCCTGTTCTAGTACTTACATTAATGAGTTACTGATTTTAATCTTTAGTGGAATTAACATCCTTGTCCCCAGCCTGACCATCCTCAGCTCTTACATCTTCATCATTGCCAGCATCCTCCGCATTCGCTACACTGAGGGCAGGTCCAAAGCCTTCAGCACTTGCAGCTCCCACATCTcggctgtttctgttttctttgggtCTGCAGCATTCATGTACCTGCAGCCATCATCTGTCAGCTCCATGGACCAGGGGAAAGTGTCCTCTGTGTTTTATACTATTGTTGTGCCCATGCTGAACCCCCTGATCTACAGCCTGAGGAATAAAGATGTCCACGTTGCCCTGAAGAAAACGCTAGGGAAAAGAACATTCTTATGAACAGAAGTACAATGAAAAAGATTGCATTAGATCTAAGTTTTTGGCTATGATATTGTATGAAATGATGTCTTTCACTTTAGTGCATCTGTCAACATTCTTTCTAATTTGGGGGGATTTTACTGACGTTATGTCTTATGCACATGGTCTATTTCATGCCATTTCCCTCTCATTTTTTCTCTCATAAGGATTACGAAGACATGATATTTtcttagaagaaataataagattGACATAGTGAAATAGTGGCATAACCTGATAATGCCAGTTACATTCCCTTCCCCCTTTTCTTTCATGTAATTGATTAAAACATactcctcaacataataaaaacactaTCTTCTGGTGATAAAATACTATCATGCGGTGATGACTAgcaatctgttttttttctatcCACTCAAAAACAGCATAAGCCATAGCAATGGTAGGCCTGTAATCTTTAGTGTTTGCACATGTTTAGCCTAGAAAAGCCTATTACACATTATCCCATCCCATATATGTTTCTTTGAGgttatttcctctctctcctgcttaaAGGCAAAATCTAATCAGAACTTTAAAATCTGAATCACAGATCCATGTACATGCAGTTAATTGTTCCCAATCTAGTATACCCTTGCTATGCCATCTATTATTCTAGTTGTTAATTGCCTACTCGTTTTTAAATCCTGTACTGGACAGTAACCTCCATGAAAGAAATCCCTTGGACATATGGTTCACTGCTACATCTCCAATTCATAGTTGAGTGCCTGCTACATATTAGgcctttgaatttttctttctttttttttttttgagatggagtctcgctttctcactaggttggagtgcagtggcacaatcttagctcactgcaacctctgccttccgggttcaagcaattctcctgcctcagcctcccaagtagctgggactacaggagcacaccaccacgcccagctaatttttgtatttttagtagagatggggtttcaccatgttggccaggctggtctcgatctcttgacctcgcggtctgcccgccttagcctccccaagtgctgggattacaggcgtgagccaccacacccgaccaataaatttttaatatttatttcctccCTATAAgatatttatatgaaaacaagTACATATCCAACACAGTTGTCACTCATTAACCACTTCAAGTACTACATacagcatttgtttgtttgttttttgttcaaATTGGTTATGTTTAAGTTTGAAGAATTCTTTAAGGATCTGTAAGATACCTGGTAACATCTTTAGCTGTTTCTATACAAGGAGTTTGAACTATTAGCCTTGACTTCCTTATGTGGTAAATCGCACACACATATGATAACTTGCATGTACCTGATTTTGTAAGTCTTTAAATCCTGTTGACAACCAAGGAGTCCCTGAAACAAATctaatttattcttaaatttaagTAGGCAGCATAAGAAACTCaagtattttaaaacagatttgaAATCTAATACAACAACATGACAAATTACGTGGTAGAGTGATGTCTGGGGCCCAAACAACACAGTCTAGACCATCATTCCCAGGACAGAAAATAACTTCACCCATGCTGGCGTAGGGGGAATTATTCTGCTGTTTAGACTTACAGAGAAATGGCATTAAATATTTAAGCATAGAAGTCTTGGTTACTGTTTCCAGTTGATCAATTTTATTcaccctttgtttttctttgtttttcattttcttcttttttttttttttttgttttggttgtttctCTGCTTGACGGTCAGCTCATGTAGGCTGCtttatgcataaaattatttatagccCTCTGCTTATACAGTTTGTAATTCATCTAAGCCTTTAGCTGGAGGGAAGGTAGGAGAGTAAGCTACAGCTGTAAAGGGCTGTTTCCTGGAAAATCTAAAAACACATTACACTAATCATATCAAATAGAGCTGGTCAGGGTCTCCGTCAGTCATGG from Homo sapiens chromosome 11, GRCh38.p14 Primary Assembly encodes:
- the OR8G5 gene encoding olfactory receptor 8G5, which translates into the protein MAAENHSFVTKFILVGLTEKSELQLPLFLVFLGIYVVTVLGNLGMITLIGLSSHLHTPMYCFLSSLSFIDFCHSTVITPKMLVNFVTEKNIISYPECMTQLYFFLVFAIAECHMLAAMAYDGYVAICSPLLYSIIISNKACFSLILVVYVIGLICASAHIGCMFRVQFCKFDVINHYFCDLISILKLSCSSTYINELLILIFSGINILVPSLTILSSYIFIIASILRIRYTEGRSKAFSTCSSHISAVSVFFGSAAFMYLQPSSVSSMDQGKVSSVFYTIVVPMLNPLIYSLRNKDVHVALKKTLGKRTFL